The window aatggacactataagaaacagtgacttgatcagctcttgtcctaatggttgatgtacaatgtaatactttatccattttagtatttttttttgttctagtaccattggttgaactctgtaattaacacacaattattcttaggtgtttaaattttaactgaaaagtgatccctgttaggaatttgggaaacattatgctgagtgaaataagccaatcccaaagggacaaataccacttgttctccctgataggtgacaactaactgagcaccaaaaaggaaacctgttaaagtgaaatgaacactatgagaaactgtgacttgatcagccctcaccctgactgttgatgagcaacttaatgtcattcctcttagtatttttttttgtttgttctacttaatacttttggttgaatactgtaatcaatacacaattcttcttaagtgctgaaacttaactgaaaagtgatcactgttaaatataagagtgggaataagagagggaagagatgtgcaattcgggacatgctcaagctgacttacctcaaacggtagagttagaaacataccaggggattccaattcaatcccatcaaggtggcatgtaccaatgccatctcactagtcccagtgatcaatttctgttcacaattgatcaaaatgataggactaagaaccaaagggatcacataaacaagaataatgtctgcaaatactagctgatagaatcaaaaagggagagaaccatccaacatgggacgtgagatacacagcagacccatagaatggcagatgtcctaaacagcactctggcctcagaatcagcccttaaggcatgtggttccggctgaaatgcccatgagagtatttcaggcatggaaagccaagacactctggggaaaaaaaaaaaaaacctaaatgaaagatctctgtgagtgagatcccagtggaaagaacgggtcatcaaagaaggaggtacctttctctgaagggaagagagaacttccactttgaccatggccttgtctaaatataatcagagtctgtgaactcaggggcttccatagccttggcagctcatgacaaagcTTAGGGtgacatcaaggtggcatgtgccaatgccatctcactattccaagtgatcaatttcagttcacaattgatcataatgaaaggactaagagtcaaagggagcacataaacaagtctagtatctgctaacactaaccgatagaataaataaaggggagagtgatccaacatgggaagtgagatactcagcagactcatagaatggcagatgtcctaaatagcactctggcctcagaatcagccctaaaggcactcggatctggctgaaaagcccatgagagtatttcaggcatggaaagccaagacactctggcaaaaagatctctgtgagtgagatcccagtggaaagaacaggtcttcaaagagggaggtgcctttctctgaagggaggagagaacctccactttgactaggaccttgtctaaacaagataagagtcggagaactcaaggggcttccatagccttggaaactcatgactggtgcatagggagattactgatgccataaacaggagtgtcaatttgtaaagtcaacaacaggagtcactgtgcacttactcctcatgtaggatctctgtccttaatgtgctgtacactgaggcttaatgctataacgagtactcaaacagtatatttcactttgtgtttctatgggggtgcaaactgttgaaatctttacttaatgtacactaaactgatcttctgttaaaaaaaaaaaaaaaaaagaaaagaaactatcaattcccaacttgactctcactgggattaaacatgacaataggtctgatctgatttcatcatcatttaaaaaaaaatcatctattatttttcactttatgtttctgtgtgggaacaaactgttgaaatccttacttaaggtatactaagctgatcttctgtatactaagataatcgaaaatgaatcttgatgtgaatggaaggggagagggagtgggaaaggggagggtggtgggtgggagggacggtatgggggggaaagccattgtaacccatgagacgtactttggaaatttatattcattaaataaaagataaaaaaaaaaaaaaaaaaaaagcttagggtgattactgaggccataaacaagagtgtcaatttgttaagtcaacaacaggagtcactgtgcacttactcctcatgtaagatttttgtccttagtgtgctgtacattgagatttaatgctacaactagtactcaaacagtgtttttcactttatgtttctgtgtgggagcaaactgttgaaatctttacttaatgtatgctaaactgatcttctgtatataaagagaattgaaaatgaatcttgatgtgaatggaaggggagagggagtgggaaaggggagggttgcgggtgggagggacattatgggggggaagccattgtaatccataagctgtactttggaaatttatattcattaaataaaagtaaaaaaaataaaaatgtcataagaaaaaaaaataaagtaaatatgaaAGTAAGAAAAAAGTATCAGTGAACTAAAGAGCTATTTTTtgacaaaaatgaacaaaattgatacaccactggcaaaactaatcaaaaaaagaggcagaagacctaaatcaataaaatcagagatgaaaaggaaatgaaatagcagataccagagaataaaaagaatcatcaggaatcacTACAAAGACATACATGCTGATACATTGCAAAATCTAGAAGACACAGATACATTCTTGGACATATATTCATCCAAAATTGAGTCACGAATAcatagaaaatttaaacagaccaataatcaagacagagattgaatcagtaataaagatcctcccttTAATCAAGAACCCTTAAGcagattgggtatagaaggaacatatttcaacaaaatcaaggcagtttatgacaaacccttggccagcatcctattgaataaaggaaagttagaagcattctcactgagatctggaatcagacaaggatgcccactctcaccactgctatttaatatagtcctggatgaTTTAGCCAAAgccaataggcaagaaaaagaaattgaagtcaagcaaattggaaaggagaaagtcaaactgtccatatttgcagatgacatgattctataagtagggaaaccaaaagacttaaCTCagagaatatttgaaatcataaaatagttttataaagTAGCATAATATGAAActaacataaaaaaatcaataccctttttatatacagacaatgccatgctggagaaagaacttctaagaccaattccattcacaatagcttcaaaaaattaaatactttggaataaatttaacaaagaattttaaagatctttacaatgaaaattgcaaaacgtaaaataaagaaatagaaggtacaataaaaatcttccatgttcgtagactggaagaattaatatcatcaaaatgtccatactaccaaaagcaattaacagattaaaaaatgcaatcccaatcaaaacaccaatatCATTCTCTTGTAGTGATGCAGCTTAAGTGTCTCTCAGGGCAGAACACCCCCGCCACCGCCCGAAATTAAGAGGCATGGCCACAGTACTACCTATTCATGCTAGATGAGGGCACACCCTCCCACAAGAATGTGGTGGCAGAAGTATCAGGGTCTAATGGACATTAATTGGTACCTGGGGTGTTTTCAGAAATCTGTAAACTTGCAGGAGCATTTGAATGGACCTGTCTTTGAAGATTTACACCACTGTTCTCTTCTCTGTCATGGATCACCAGACCAGATTCCTTTCCCACCTAAAGTTGTACATCAACTGTGCCTATGTGCTTGCTAGCTTGTAGATTTGCTGGCACCCTCGAATAAAAAGTGCTGGCCAGAACAATCTGTGGAGCACTCTTCAGGTGAAGCTATCCATGTTGTCTCACTCATTTTTGAAACCCCAaattctcagatcttgaaaaaatgtggttgaaattcatatggaaacacagagaccctaaatatctaaagcaatcttacacaacaaaaatagtgccagaggcatcacaataccagacttcaagacatactacaaggccgTAATTataaaaacagcctgggactggcacAAAATTAAACATGTAGACCAATGCaatagaacagaaactccagaaatcaatgcatgcatctacaactaacttatctttgacaaaggagctaaaatcaatccttggagaaaggacagttcttcaataaacagtgcttagaaaactggatttcagcatacagaagtataaaacaaTACCCATatcttacaccatatacaaaaatccactcaaaatggatcaaggatctaaatatataaccaataccatcaaattactagagaactttTGGgaaactgtaagacattggcataggcaaagacttctttgaaaaaaaaaaaaaaaacataagcacaggcaatcaaagccaaaattgaaaaatggaattatatcaagctgagaagcttctgtactgcaaagaaacactcagcaatgtgaagaggcaaacaacagaacaggagaatatatttgcaaactatgaaactgataaaggattaattttcagaatctgcaaagagtttaagaaatttaataccagcaaaacaaacaatccagttaagaaatgggcaaaggacttgaacagacatttttcaggaaggaaattcaaatggccaacagacatatgaaaaaatactcaggatcacttagtcaaaagggaaatgcaaatcaaaaccacaatgaggtttcacctcacctcaccccagttagaatggctctcatacagaaatcaacaaataacaaatggatgtggggaaaaggcactCCGATCCAcccttggtgggaatgtaaactggtactgCCGTTGTTGAATTAGCATGGAGATAACTCAggaatatgaatatagacctaccactcctgggaattttccaaaatgaaatgaaatcagcatgtgaaagagtgatctgtaccactgtgtatattgcagctcaactcacaaaagctaagatacagaatcaactcaggtgtccatcaactgatgactggataaagaaattatggtatacactattttccaaaattattgtatacaccatggaatagtactcagcagttaaaaaaatgaaatgatattgTTGTCAACAAAGTGGAGGAAACGGGAAatcattgtacttagtgaaataagccgtatgttttccctgatctgtggcaactaacAGAGTAGCTGAAagataatgtataggagtgaaatctacattttgagattcgatgactatttacagcccttgtctcaacttttgaggaacagtgtttttgttttggtttgttttatattatttgttgaactcttatgagtagaatgtaaactgaaaatagttgttttcaaaaattaagagtgagaataaaagAAGGAGGTGGAAGGGCAGGAgtaggtgtgggagggagggtagggtgggaagtatcactatattcctgaatctgtatatgtgaaatttatataccataaataaaatttttaaagtcattatgataaaaagctaaaaaaacaaaaacaaaatataaactagCTATGTTGGACTTGTATATTTATCAACTGGAGAGATTTATTATCAGTCTCCCAGTGTCTCAAGTGTTTTCTAAGTGTAAGTCAGCTATCTGTGATGTTCAACTTATGTCTTTAGAATATAACTCCCATTGAGACTATGAATTCATGCTTAGGATACTAGTCTCCAAAGTGGCATGGTGGAAATATtagaatttctatttctatttttaacctaattcttttaaattctacTATTTTATAATATCTCTAGAATACTAACACAGACTAGTACACGTATGATATCAATAAGTAAAGAGGTACACATATATTGGGGGTACCTGCtcaaaaatttccttttaatatgGGTACATGGTCAAAAAACATTTGTAGAAAGACCATGGTTCTACAGGAgtataaataaaagctaaaaacaatataatcaaatcacaagatgtctgtttcatgctataactgtggtctttctactttttacttatttaatgttACAGTTAGTGTTTAAGATTATAGAGTAGACTGATTATACAGGggactgaaattatatttttgcaacaatttaaaaaaaaggaaggatggagggggattgaggaagggaaaaagagagaaaaggaagtatggttatcttagaattgtacctatgaaatctgttctcttataTTAATAAGACATTTTTATTGTAAATCAATTAAATAAACCatatcttcaaaaatataaatgaacataAATGTCAACACAACTGCAAATACATTTAGCTGACGTGCAATTAGAatccacatcagaaaattctggGAATTGGGGGCAGATTTGTGAGTTGAGATCAGATATGGACAATATTGAAAGGCTAATTTGGCCTTTAGATCAATTATCTTTAGAAATTGAACAAAGATGTACATTTCAAGAAATTATTCAtatagataattcttttttttttttttttaagtgttctaCACCGTCTCTGGCAGGGCCTTTATTCAGATAAAGTGACCTGCGATAAAGTAGCTGGCTTTAGGCAGTGGGCTTCTGTACTCTGTACTAAGAGTCATACAACCCAGTTTTTCACATCATCTCTCATAGGACTTTTATTCAAAATAAGTGGCCCGGGATAAACGAGCTGCCACGTTAGGCAGCAGGCTTCTTGTCTTCCGGGCCGGCCCTCTTGTCGGCAGCCTTCTTGTCTGCAGCTGGCTTCTTGGCGGCAGCGGCCTTCCTCCCCACCACAGGCTTCTTCTTCTGCTTGATGCCCACGGCCCTGGGCTTCTTCACCTTCTTCCCCACCACAGGCTTCTTCTTGGCTGGCGCCTCCTTCGGGTCGGATTTGGCTGCTAGTGCCGCGACCGCCCTCTCCACGCGGAGCTTGTGGTTCCGGGCCTGCCGCAGGATGGTGTTGCGCCGCATGGTCTTCGCGTACGGGTTCAGCTTAAACATGATCCTCAGGTTCTTCAGCGGGTTCTTCTTCAGGACGCGGCGATGGATCTTCTTGCGCGGTGCTCGGAGCGCTCTCTGGATCTCTGGGCTCTTCAAGATTCTGCTGAGGTCTGTATTGAGCATCTTGTGCATGGGAAGGTTGTAGCTGCTCTTGAGGGACGCGGCTTTACGCCAAGTGCCGTACAAGTCGTCCAGCTTCTGGAAGGCACTCTCCGTCCAGATGCAGAAGCGCCCCACGTGCCCGCCGGGCGCGAGCTTCAGGATGTTCAGCTTGGTCACGTTGAGCAGAGTGATCCCAGGGATGTTGCGGAAGGCCTTGACGATGCCGTTGTCCTCATTGTAGATGACGCAGGGGCCCCTGCGCTGGATCCTCCGGCGGTTTCTCATTTTGCCCTTGCCAGCCCTCATCCGCTGAGAGGCGTACACCTTCTTGATGTCATTCCAGGCCTTGAGTTTCTTAAGCAGCAGAACTGCCTCCTTGGTCTTCTTGTAGCCTTCAACCTTATCTTCGACCACCAGAGGAAGTTCCGGCACTTCCTCAATACGATGACCTTTAGACATGACCAGCGCTGGCAAGGCCGACgcagccagggcagagcagatGGCGTACCGCTTCTGGGTCGTGTTCACTCGCCGGTGCCAACAGCGCCAGGTTTTGGTTGGTGCGAACATGCGGCCTCCTCGGCACATATTCCCAAAGGCACCCTGGCCAGATCGGTGCGTCCCGCCACCTCGCACTCTGGGAATTCGCGCCACAGCTCTGCCAGTACCCCACGACTCAGCACTGGTCTGGTGACCTGCCAGCTCACTGACGGCATAGGGCTGCCTGTTGTTCTTGCGCAGGTTGGTGTGCACGAAGTTCACGATGTCTGGCCGGATGGGAGCCTTGAACATGGCAGGCAAAGTCACATTTTTGCCGGACGACTCCCCCTTCTCGGAGTACACCGATATGAGTGGACGAGCACACGCCATGGCGGGGAGAGGTGAGAGCCACGCTCCTCTCCTCCCGGCGGCTCCCACAGGAAAAGGCCATATAGATAATTCTAAGTTAAGAATCTGAGAAGAACTCATTTCTCAGGTTACATCTCAGCACAGCAGGGAAAAAAAGTGCTTTAATCAGCTAGTGATGTTTATCCTAGGTGAACACCTGGAAGAACAGTTGTTAGCAGAGGTATCATATTTGCAAATCCTATTGATGCCTCAAATCCTTCAGTTAAACACTAGAGTTGTGGCTTGCAGAAATCAGCACCAGTTCTgtctgaataatttttaattcacctacttattttcttcatatataaTACTTACTACCGAGAGAAAGAAGCTAATGATCTGATCTGAGTTTCTGATCTGATGCTGAATTTCTATTACACATAAAAAGATCTCAACCCATATCATTTATTTGATCTATGTAGGAAAAACATGGATGTAAGTTAGGGTAATGTTTCTACAATAATAATTATCTAAGTTGGCCATGAGTATGGCATAAATGAACCAGATAATATCCAGGGAGCCACATGTGGTTCAGGCACTAGGATCAACTCTACCTGAAAACCTAAGGCAAGACATGGAGAGAATTCTGACAGCTGGTTCAGACAAAAATGTCAGGCAGAGCACAGCCGCCGTGGATGGGATTCTGTACTCCTTCCTCTGTTGTGTTCTGCTCTGAGGCATGCAGGAGTCTGTAATTTGCAATGGCCTTTGGTCCCATGCCTCTGGCACCTGGAGCTTCGGGGAACTATAAGCTGTTTTACATGTTCAGCAGTGCTACCAGCCTACTTGACATAAAAAGAACTTTCagtattacttaaaaatattaagtgggGGAGCTGTCCctgtgacttagtgggtaaagccaccacttgcgatgccagcatccaatatgggtgctggttcaagtcccagttgctccacttccagtacagctctctgctatggcgtgggaaaccagtagaagatggcccaattccttgggcccctacactcatgtgggagacctgaaggaagcaccaggttcctggctttggatcggcgcagctctggccattttggtcatttggggagtgagccagtggatagaagacctctgtctttctctgcctctgcttctctataattctgcctttcaaataaagtaaataaatctttaaaaaacagatagtGGGACTCATATTCCATGTAGACATTTCTAACTGCTCTCTCAAAGTCCTTCATAGTAGAGAAAAAGTctgtgagagaagagagaaacaaaaaaagatcatctctctctctctctcttttttttttttttttttttttggacaggcagagtggacagtgagagagaaacagagagaaaggtcttccttttctgctggttcaccccctaatggctgctgcagcctgcgccctgtggctggcgcactgtgctgatccgaagccaggtgcttctcctggtctcccatgcaggtctcccaagcacttgagccatccaccactgcactcctgggccacagcagagagctggcctggaagaggggcaaccgggacagaatccggtgccctgacagggactagaacctggggtgcctgtgccacaggcacaGGCCAGGACAGATCTTCTCTTAGGCCTAGCTCATTCACCTTCCAGTTTAAAATCTTAGACAATGACGTAACCTCTTTGAGGGTCCTCACTCCTGTCAGTTACAAAAACGAGAATAGCTAAGTTTCAGGATTGAAATAAATCATGCAAATCACCATGTGGGTGCCTAGTACATAGTGGATACAAGTAGAAGGAGCTATGATTTAATTACATCAAAATTTAATCTAATGCTATCTCTGCTCTGCAGAGTTGTCTTCTGTTCACACTCCTGGAACAAGTCCCAGGAGTGTCCAGTTCCATCTCGACATAAAAACAAGGAGGTAAATGTCAGTGACACACACTTCTAAGTAGAGCGCAACATTTCAGACTTTTACTCCAATCTTCAAAATTACTGGGACTCAGTCATGTTTAGCCACGGTTGAAAGACTTGTCCCACAATCAAAAGCTGGAGTAACCATATACTTTGTCATCCCAACAGACCCACTTCTAGGAGTGAAAGAAGGTGCAAAAATAATGTAAATcatgtaaattttgaaatatttattgactaaTTGATCTTATTGGATTGGTAAACTTTAAAAGCAGTTctattcaaaatgtattttcaaaaataaaaatttccctaAAGATCAGTATCAAAGTCAACAAAAGCCCCTTTATCATGTTGAttaattaacatgaaaaaattaaCACAAACAAAATAATTGTCCTTGATACCTACTCATGATTTTTAATCAATTtcttagctctctctctctaattccttTTCACTGGTTGCTTTTCTGAGGAATATTTTTAACATGATcttcttattttacatttttgtcaatTGCTAGTAATTTTCTTTAAAGTCTCATTTTATGGTTGATAAATTAAAACTATTCACACAGCCAATGTACTTTTCTCAATAAACTGTAACATTTATAATTGGGAAAATATTCTTTCTGCAGGTTATAATACCTTTTACGCCCAGACTACATTCTCCTAAATtaggaatactattaattctgtATGTTATTATTGaagaatgaaaatgttttctcccCAATATTGTAGCTGTAACAGTACTTTCTATCTCTTCCCAgggcactttttaaaagaaaattctcattACCTaagtcatcttcatttataattCTTGAGGATATTTCCCAACTTAGATGCTTTCTCAATTACATTTcagttcaaaataaaaaaaaaattcacaaatttatctattttcatagAAACTCCGTTAAAATAGTCTTGCTGCAAAGCTATGAAATGAGTTATCAAAAGTAAAATGCCTGGAAATTAAGTCTTATGCATCACTTGGTCCTCATTTTTAGAAAGTTTggttcttctctttctttggggATTACAAATCGCCATGTTTTCCTGGCTGTTACTGACATTTGAGAACTGcctcagcagatgagagatctctctttctctccctatctctacatttctgcctttcaaataaattaaatattttgaagaactgGTATAAAATTCCAACTGGTATAACATTTAtagaaagtaaattttttatttggagTATGGGATGCTACTGATTTAACACTGATACCATTTTActattcagaaaataatttttctcctaAAATAGGCAATGTAATATCTACTACTCCTTTAATGTTATTGAATGCTTAAGAaatatcacatttaaaaaattagcttaaAAGAAAAGTTAATCTCAGTGAAAAATCATGTTTCATAGCAGACATCTACTAGTGAGAAATCTCCAtcttaggccggcaccgtggctcaacaggctaatcctccgccttgcggcgccggcacaccgggttctagtcccggtcggggagccggattctgtctcggttgcccctcttccaggccagctctctgctgtggcccaggagtgcagtggaggatggcccaagtgcttgggccctgcaccccatgggagaccaggagaagcacctggctcctgccatcggatcagtgcggtgcgccggccgcagcgcgctggccgcggcagccattggagggtgaaccaacggcaaaaggaagacctttctccctgtctctctctcactgtccactctgcctgtcaaaaataaataaataaataaataaataaataagaaatctccATCTTTAGGCACAGTCTCCTTAAAATGCCTGCCAACAATTAAAGTAAATTAAAGCTTCTTCTGCACACAAACGTGATCTTTATTAGCTTAGTGAGTTACATGGCCACATGGCGTTGGGTGAATATCAACAAATTATTGTATATTACCATTTCCATCTTTCTGGATAAAAAAACAAGGCTCAGTTCTTAATTTTTTATCAAATGTATGTCTACATATACATATGCAGATATCTCATTTTCACTTGGCACTTAGTTGCAAAATGAGTTTATTGTAAAACAAGTGAGCCAAAATTAAATAGGTATAGATTTATACCATCCAATAAGTGACCAACGGTGACAGCAACGTCAGACTACTCTACGAACACTTCTCAGGGTGTTTCCTCTGTGCCCTATTGACCTTGTCAACTGTGGCCTGCTACCTTTGCATTTCTCAACTCTGGCACATGTCAACATC of the Oryctolagus cuniculus chromosome 15, mOryCun1.1, whole genome shotgun sequence genome contains:
- the LOC138845343 gene encoding large ribosomal subunit protein uL4-like translates to MACARPLISVYSEKGESSGKNVTLPAMFKAPIRPDIVNFVHTNLRKNNRQPYAVSELAGHQTSAESWGTGRAVARIPRVRGGGTHRSGQGAFGNMCRGGRMFAPTKTWRCWHRRVNTTQKRYAICSALAASALPALVMSKGHRIEEVPELPLVVEDKVEGYKKTKEAVLLLKKLKAWNDIKKVYASQRMRAGKGKMRNRRRIQRRGPCVIYNEDNGIVKAFRNIPGITLLNVTKLNILKLAPGGHVGRFCIWTESAFQKLDDLYGTWRKAASLKSSYNLPMHKMLNTDLSRILKSPEIQRALRAPRKKIHRRVLKKNPLKNLRIMFKLNPYAKTMRRNTILRQARNHKLRVERAVAALAAKSDPKEAPAKKKPVVGKKVKKPRAVGIKQKKKPVVGRKAAAAKKPAADKKAADKRAGPEDKKPAA